CAGGAACTGGGGTACACGAACATCGCGCACCTCGATGGGGGTCTCAAAGCCTGGAAAGCTGCGAGCTTGCCACTGCAGGTCCAGTAGCCCGCAGTATCTGAAACATGCTTTCCTGATCGAGATCCGCACCTGTTCGACCCGGGTCGGGAACAAGAAAACGCACCTAATCGATCAATGTTTGCAAAGAGTTTGCGTGGAAATAAGGAGCAACTACTGTGAGCACGAATCACGAATTCCCTATTGCCCGAATGATGCCTTGGCGCTTGCCGTTGGCCCTGATCATTGGGTTTCTCATAGCGATGAGCGCCTTCGCCGTTCCGGGGGCGCGGGCGGCCGACAACGACACCCAGGTGGCCCTCACGCTGCAGATCCTTTCGCGGGCCTGCGAAATCGAGGGAGGCACCTTCGATTACCACATCTTTCTGAACGAAGATGGCACGATCGACCATATCGCTGGGGCGTGCAGCGTGAAGGGCAGCAAGATATGCACAATCTGGAGTGACGGCGATTTCATCTGTGTCCGAAGCAATCCGGAACAGACGGTCCAGCAACAAGTTGCGCAGCCACAGTCTGCTGGGTCGCAAGCTGCGATGACCGAGGGCCCTGGTACTGAAGCGCCAGTCCAGTCCCAGGGCGACACTGGCGACAAGGTCGAATCGCGAACGACGGGCTCGCCCCCGACACCTGAATCGACGGCGACGGCCGGTCGCTGATCGCCCCGCCAACCGGGCGCCCAAACCAAGTCTCAGCGGCCCAGACGATCGTCTGGGCCGTTTCTGCGACTGCCCGATCCCCGGCGTTTCTATCAGGCAGTTGGATCGCTTCAGGGGTGAAAGACGGCCTGGCGTGCGCAGTAGTCGCAACAGTTCAACTGGAACCGCTCTTCGCAGACGGCATGCGAGGTGTAGCCATTGATGCAGTTGTGGTAAAAGCGGGCTTGATTCCGTGAGTACCAGAACCCGCAACAATACTCGTTCGGCCCACATATGTAGTAGGTCTCGTTCGACGATCCTTTCGAGGATGTCGGGCCGCCATATCCCCTGCGCGCGGCATCCCCGGCTTCATGCGTGACAACTCCAACGGCCACGCCTCCCGCAAGGCCAAGCAGCGTTTTCATTGCCGATCGCCGGTTCTGCTTGCCGATCCGCTTTGCAAGCGCATCGAAGGTCTGTTGATCCATGATTGAACCTTTCATTGGGCACTGCCTTCGCATTGAGGCTTGGGTGCCACGATAGCGTCTATCTCTGGGCACTGAACACCCTACTTTCGGAGGGATCTCGGTTACCCGCGCAATGCCTGGCCGTGCGGATTGGTAGGACAATGTGAAGGCAGGAAAGACATGCTCCGTGCTTGAATTCAAGTTCAGAGGACTGCAGAACGCTGGAGGAACTCCATGAGCGATGAAACCAATCAGGAATGGCGCGGCAAGGTCGGCAAACTCTCGGAGGACGAGGTCAAGGAGTTCCTTTCGACCGACGGGTTGTGTCGGCTCGGCGTGCTCGATGACGAGGGCTGGCCGTATGTGGTGCCGGTCTGGTTTCTCTATCGAGACGGTGGCTTTTATGTCATTCCGCGCGAGCGCTCGGATTGGGCGCGATTCATGGAACGAGACAATCGCGTGTATCTCGATATCGACGAGCCGGGTTCCTTGCGCAAGGTACTGGTCAAAGGCGAAGCCGAACTGATCGAGCTGCCGAATATCGGTGGCAAATGGGTCGAGATCGCCAACGAGATGTCCTACCGCTATCTAGGACCGCACGGACCCGACTACCTGCTTCCGACCCTGAACGAACCGCGCTGGCTCTTCTTCATCCGCCCGGTCACAATGAAGACATGGCAGGGTGTCGACTGGGCGAAGAAATACAAGCATGATGGATGGGGCGTCAGCTAGCACTCCTCGATCTGCAACCAATTCTTTCGGCGAAATCATCGCCGCGGGGAGTGCTGAAAGCGCGTCCTTCGCTGAGGCGCACGCACCCCACGCAGATCGGCTCGCAAATCGCCAGCTTCCTGCAAGAACATCGATCGGCTATGCCGGGGCCTTCGAGAACCGTGAGACGAAATCCCAGATGACCTGGGCGCCGTCGATGGGAGCGCCTTCTGCGGCCGACGGCCAGGAATGTTCCCAGTCCCGAATGATCACTTGCTCGACCTCGCTTCCCCCTTCGCATCCACTCCAGGCTCGCGTGATCGAAGATGGCGTTTCCACCACCGTGGCCGGTCCGGGACAACCATCCAGGCGCACCCATGTATCAACGGCAAAGGATGTGGGTGTGTCGACTCGATCGTACTCCCCGGCAGGGCCGGAGCCTGTGGGCGTGCCGCCCGCAACCGGAACCTTCGTATCGTCCTCGCCGTTCATGATGAGCATGGCGACCGGCGAGACCGGCTGACAAGAATCAGTGTTCAGGGCCCCGGCGTTGGGAGCTGCCGCAGCGATCTTTTCCGAGAGTTCGCATGCAATGCGAAAGGTCATCATCGCTCCGTTGGAATGCCCGGTGATGTAGATACGTGTCGAGTCGGCGTGATAGTCGGCAACGATGCGGTCGATGAGCGCGGAAATGAACGACACGTCGTCGATGTTTTCCTCGTAGGCGTACGCGCAACAGTTGTGTGCATTCCATGTGAGCCGGCGTGGGAATCGTCCAGAGCCGTTCGGGTACACAACGATGAACCCCTCGCGATCGGCAAGCTCGGAGAACCCTGTCGACCGCTCGACCTGTTTGGCGTTGCCGCCTCCGCCATGCAACACGAACAGAACCGGGAACCCCAGTTCTGGTGATCGCCCACCAGGAACATGGACGCGATAGGTTCTCTCGACTCCGCCGACCGTCAGCGTTTGGTCGAACGTCCCTGTCGGCTCGCCCTGGAGACGAGCCGAGGCACTCGTTCCCATTGGTTCCACGAGACCTAGCAACGTGACCATCAGCGCGATGATGAACGAGCTTCGTGCTCGCATGTGACCCTCCCTTGGCCAACGAGAACAGTTCGTCTGGCGACCAGCTGTCCTGCAATCCGACATGTGTCCATTGAACCGAGGGATCGTGAATGCGATGTGAAGAATGCGGGGAGAATTCCCGCTCCGCGACCGCTATCGCTGAAGATGCAGCTTCCACGCGAGTACGCCTAGCGTTTCGCGCACCATATACCGCAACTCAGTGGCCGAACCGTGACTAATGGGGCTCTGCTCGGACGCAACGCCATAGGCGGTGAATCCCGCGTTCTCGGCCAGCATCTTGGAACGGTAGAGGTGGAACCCGTCGCTGACGAGGAGCAGCGTTTCGATCCCCCGCGGCGCGAGGATACGACGCACGCCCTCGAAGCTGGCGGCCGTGTTGTGGCTCACATTTTCCATCAGGATCGCGTCGGCCGGCACACCACGGTCGACCAGGTAGGTCTTGCCAGCTTCGGCTTCGGTGTACTGGTCGCCCAAAATGCGTCCGCCGGTCACGACGATCAACGGGGCATACCCCTGCTGATACAAGTCAAACGCTGTATCGAGCCGTGCCTTGAAGACCTGGGACGGGATTCCATTGAACTGCGCCGCCCCCAGGACCACGATGGCATCGGCTGGGCGCGCCTCGTTTACACGCGACTGGCGGTAGACCGAGGCGAAGACCAGGAACGGAATCAAGAAGATCCCAATCACGATGATTGCCGAGCCAATACCGATCCAGCGCCACAATCCGTGCCGCTTGTCCGGAGCTTCATTTGTCGTGACCGAGGGTGTCGTTCCGGGCCAGGTCGAGAAGGCCTCTGCTCGATTGCTTGTGCCCGAGTGTGAGCTTGGCCTGGTTTGAGAATCTGTCAATTGGGACTCACACTGACGCTGAATCGAAGCGCGCCGGTCCTCGGCCGCGACCGCGAATTATGCCTCCTCTGGCTCTGGCGTGCCGCTTTGGTCTTGACCCCGTTCCGGAAAACGCCGTCCCAGCTTCCCTTCGGTCACGAGCGTTCCCAACACATCGCAAATGACACGTGCGGCCAATAGCGACGTCGTGTCAGCCACATCGTATGGTGGAGAGACCTCGACGACCTCCATGCCACAGAGCCCTTCCCGGGTGACGATCTGCAGGAGTCGCAGCGCCTCCCGCGGGAGGAGGCCACCCGGCTCCGGAGTTCCTGTGCCGGGAGCGAACGCAGGATCGATCGAATCGATGTCGAACGACAGGAAGACGCACGACGCGTTCTTCCATGCGATTTCCAGCGCCATCTCGCCCACACGCTCGAGACCGAACCGGTCGATATCCGTCATCGTGATCGACGTGGCGCCCCGCTCGCGGGCGTTCTTGACACCGTAACGCGAACCATTCCAACCGCCAATGCCGATCTGCACCAGGTTGACCGGCGGCGCGTTCGGAATGTTGGTGGCATGGAAGAACGGGGTTCCGTGCATCCGCTCGTCCATGTTCAACTCGGTCATATCGGTGTGACGATCGAAATGGATGATGCCGATGTTGCCGTCGACATACGGAGCCAACCCACGGATGTCCGGATAGCCAATGGCATGATCGCCACCCATCACGACCGGAAAGGTTGCGTGCTCGTGCAGATAGGCGACGCCCTTGACGATCTGGTCAAAAGACTTTTCGATATTGGCCGGGATGACCGTGATGTCACCGGCATCGACCATATCCAGCGATTCGAGCAGATCGACACCCAACTCGAAGTTGTATCCGGAATAGAGCCCAGAAATGGATCGAATCCCCTCCGGACCAAATCGGGTGCCTGAGCGGTAGGTGGTGCCGGCATCGAGCGGAGCCCCGACGAACACGACATCCGGACTTTCCAGCGCGCGCATATCTTCCTGAAACGGCACGCCCAGAAAGGTGGTGGCAGCGGAGTATTTGCCAGTCAGAATCGGAGCTCGGCCGAAAAGCGGGATCGTACGGTCGGTGATCGACCATGCGGATTCGAGACCGTTCTGCAACGCTTCCTCGATGTACTCGGCTCGTCGCTTGAACGGAATCTCCGCTTCCGCCTGCAGCATCTGGGTACCATGCAACTGATTACGTTTCATCGGCATTCCTCCCCAACCGTTGACCTCAATGTCCTCCCAGCGCTGCAATCTGCTCGACTGCGGCCGGGTTCTCGAGCGAGGTCAAGTCTCCTGTAGGCAAACCAAGATACGCTGCCCGAATCACCCTGCGCATGATTTTCGCGTTACGGGTCTTGGGCAAGTCATCTACGAACAGGACAGTCTTCGGACGCATCGACGCGCCCAGGCGCTGCGCGATCTCCTGCCGAACCGCCTCGGTCAGGTCCGGTGAGCCGGCGAAACCCGGCCGCAAGATCGCGAAAACGATCACGCACTCGCCTTTCAGATCGTCCGGCACACCGATCGCGGCGGCTTCTTGCACGGCCTCGTGCGACACCGCTGCAGATTCGACCTCTGCCGGTCCGATCCGCTTGCCGGCGACCTTTAATGTGTCATCTGACCGGCCGCGAATGTACCAGAACCCGTCGTCGTCGATTTCCGCCCAGTCGCCATGCATCCAGACGCCTGGGAAGCGCGACCAATAGGTTTCCAGATAGCGTTCGTTGTCCTGCCAAAAGCCCCTGGTCATGCCGACCCACGGCTGCCGCACAGCAAGCTCGCCGACCGCGCCACGCACGGGGTCGCCATTGTCGTCGACGACGTCGGCCGCCATACCAGGTACCGGGCCGCTGAACGCGCACGAACGTATCGGCTGCACCGTGACACATCCGACGATGCCTCCGCCGGTTTCGGTACCTCCTGAGTAGTTGATGATCGGCAGCTTACGCTTGCCAATCTGCTCGAAGTACCACTGCCATGGCACCGGGTTCCACGGCTCGCCGGTCGATCCGAGGATGCGCAGTGATGAGAGATCGTGTTGATCGACCCAGTCATTCCCCTGTGCCATCAACGCGCGGATGGCGGTGGGCGCGAGCCCAAGAACATTGACGTCGTGCCGCTCGACGATCTCCCAGAGCCGATCGGGATTGGGATAGTCCGGCGTTCCTTCGAAGATGACGATCGTGGCTCCCAGCAGCAGCCCTCCGCTAATGAGCCATGGCCCCATCATCCAACCAAGATCGGTGAGCCAGAAAATACGCTCGCCGGCATGAAGATCGAACATGTATGCAAGATCGTGCGCTGCCTTGATGGGAAACCCGGCATGCACGTGCACGGCGCCCTTGGGTTTGCCCGTGGTGCCAGAGGTGTAGATGATCATGTAGGGATCGTTCGCCGCGAGCCCTCGCGCTTCGAACGTGGTCGACGCGTTCGCGACCACGTCCCCCCACCAGAGATCCCGGCCCGGTTCCATGCGCGTGGGGCCATGGGTCTGGTCGAAGACGATGCATCGCTCTACCGTTGGGGCGGCTTTCATGGCGGCATCGGCCGTTTCCTTGAGCGGAACGAGCTTCCCACGCCGGTGAAAACCATTGGAGGTGATGAGCAACCGGGCGCCGCAATCCTGCAGACGAGACGCCACCGCTTCGGCTCCATATCCTGAAAACATCGGGATATAGATGGCGCCGATCAGGCCACACGCGAGCACCGCGACCACTGTCTCGGGAATCATGGGGAGGAAGATTCCAACTCGATCGCCCTTGCCAATTCCCAGCCGATCGAGCGCATTGGCGAACCGGCGGGTTTCGTCCCAGAGCTGCCGATAGGTCAGTGAACGAGTGTCGCCGCCGTCGCCTTCCCAGCTGACCGCCAGGTCATCGAGCGCGCCGCGTTCAGCGGCAAGGTGAAAAATGTTCGACACATAGTCGAATCCAGCGCCTGGGAACCACTCCGCCCATTCCTTTCCGCGCGCCATGTCGACCGGTTGGGCAAACCCTGGATCGAAGTGAAAGCCGAGATCCCGCACCGCTGCGTCCCAATAGGCGCCCGGTTCGCTCGCCGACCAATCCTGGAGGCCCTTATATCCATCGACACCGTGTTTGCGTGCAAATGCAAGCAATCGGCTGCGTTGCAGATAGTCTTCGGTCGGAATCCACGTGATCTCGGTTTCAGCAGACATCAGTTCCCGTTCGTTTCGCGGCTTGGCTCGATTCGATTCGCCGCATTCTTGCGCTCTGGCCGCGCGCGGTCAAGGTCGGTACGCAGCGGATAGACTCTGACCAATGGCTGGTTTAGCACCAAGTGGACTGTTATGTCATTTCTCAATCGATTTCGAAAACAACGGACGACGCCGACCGAGCCCGAACCGGTTCAGGTCCCAACACCCGCGTCACGCG
The nucleotide sequence above comes from Thermomicrobiales bacterium. Encoded proteins:
- a CDS encoding pyridoxamine 5'-phosphate oxidase family protein: MSDETNQEWRGKVGKLSEDEVKEFLSTDGLCRLGVLDDEGWPYVVPVWFLYRDGGFYVIPRERSDWARFMERDNRVYLDIDEPGSLRKVLVKGEAELIELPNIGGKWVEIANEMSYRYLGPHGPDYLLPTLNEPRWLFFIRPVTMKTWQGVDWAKKYKHDGWGVS
- a CDS encoding PHB depolymerase family esterase, producing MRARSSFIIALMVTLLGLVEPMGTSASARLQGEPTGTFDQTLTVGGVERTYRVHVPGGRSPELGFPVLFVLHGGGGNAKQVERSTGFSELADREGFIVVYPNGSGRFPRRLTWNAHNCCAYAYEENIDDVSFISALIDRIVADYHADSTRIYITGHSNGAMMTFRIACELSEKIAAAAPNAGALNTDSCQPVSPVAMLIMNGEDDTKVPVAGGTPTGSGPAGEYDRVDTPTSFAVDTWVRLDGCPGPATVVETPSSITRAWSGCEGGSEVEQVIIRDWEHSWPSAAEGAPIDGAQVIWDFVSRFSKAPA
- a CDS encoding YdcF family protein, encoding MWRWIGIGSAIIVIGIFLIPFLVFASVYRQSRVNEARPADAIVVLGAAQFNGIPSQVFKARLDTAFDLYQQGYAPLIVVTGGRILGDQYTEAEAGKTYLVDRGVPADAILMENVSHNTAASFEGVRRILAPRGIETLLLVSDGFHLYRSKMLAENAGFTAYGVASEQSPISHGSATELRYMVRETLGVLAWKLHLQR
- a CDS encoding agmatinase family protein, which codes for MKRNQLHGTQMLQAEAEIPFKRRAEYIEEALQNGLESAWSITDRTIPLFGRAPILTGKYSAATTFLGVPFQEDMRALESPDVVFVGAPLDAGTTYRSGTRFGPEGIRSISGLYSGYNFELGVDLLESLDMVDAGDITVIPANIEKSFDQIVKGVAYLHEHATFPVVMGGDHAIGYPDIRGLAPYVDGNIGIIHFDRHTDMTELNMDERMHGTPFFHATNIPNAPPVNLVQIGIGGWNGSRYGVKNARERGATSITMTDIDRFGLERVGEMALEIAWKNASCVFLSFDIDSIDPAFAPGTGTPEPGGLLPREALRLLQIVTREGLCGMEVVEVSPPYDVADTTSLLAARVICDVLGTLVTEGKLGRRFPERGQDQSGTPEPEEA
- a CDS encoding AMP-binding protein; its protein translation is MSAETEITWIPTEDYLQRSRLLAFARKHGVDGYKGLQDWSASEPGAYWDAAVRDLGFHFDPGFAQPVDMARGKEWAEWFPGAGFDYVSNIFHLAAERGALDDLAVSWEGDGGDTRSLTYRQLWDETRRFANALDRLGIGKGDRVGIFLPMIPETVVAVLACGLIGAIYIPMFSGYGAEAVASRLQDCGARLLITSNGFHRRGKLVPLKETADAAMKAAPTVERCIVFDQTHGPTRMEPGRDLWWGDVVANASTTFEARGLAANDPYMIIYTSGTTGKPKGAVHVHAGFPIKAAHDLAYMFDLHAGERIFWLTDLGWMMGPWLISGGLLLGATIVIFEGTPDYPNPDRLWEIVERHDVNVLGLAPTAIRALMAQGNDWVDQHDLSSLRILGSTGEPWNPVPWQWYFEQIGKRKLPIINYSGGTETGGGIVGCVTVQPIRSCAFSGPVPGMAADVVDDNGDPVRGAVGELAVRQPWVGMTRGFWQDNERYLETYWSRFPGVWMHGDWAEIDDDGFWYIRGRSDDTLKVAGKRIGPAEVESAAVSHEAVQEAAAIGVPDDLKGECVIVFAILRPGFAGSPDLTEAVRQEIAQRLGASMRPKTVLFVDDLPKTRNAKIMRRVIRAAYLGLPTGDLTSLENPAAVEQIAALGGH